The DNA window AGAAAAGCATTAATTTTTAGAAGATTAGTAAGGCCATGTCACGAATAATCAACGCTTAATCTTATTGTAAGAACCTACTCAACCAATATACATTGGGCAGAGATGATGTTGGCCCTGGAAAAGCAAATCATAAGAAAAGGTAGCTTCTTCttcaaaaaacatgttttcttcatttttgggcTCGATGAACTGTAACGAAATGATGGAAGAGCAATTGACACCAACGCACTCAATTAGACCTTGTGCTCATGAGTGCACCTTAAGTTTAAATTCCAGCACATTTCCGATTTGTTTGCTTTTAGGGTTTTTGCTGAATTCTTCTTCGTATATTTAGATGCAATTAGACATGATGATGAATAAATTAGGCAGCGAGAATCCACGTCATTAGAAACGTAAACTGAGCAATCAAGGACGCCTTCTGCTGCTTTGCCTCTTGATCActcttctaattaattagagGAATAGGCCCGCATGGTTAGTGCAGGGATCTTCGcgcaattcaattcaatattatatattaagaaaatagcAGAACTATATATCTACGCACcgtatttataataaaaaaacaattttaatataaaaaaatcaactaaccAAATCTCGAGTTATTGAGTCACCAAATTAACTCATCTGACCCAACAAAGTCTTAATACTAGGAAATGGACCGCTTGATCAATCTCCCAGAAAGTTAACACAACAAAATGCATTAATTAAGCACATTTAATTGGACTGCCCTCCATACACAATGTTTTGCCACCTGGCCTGTATTGCTCGGAAATTCATGCACTTGCCAGTCACCATATTTTCTTCCCCTCCACCTCAAGTCCTCTGGGTAGGGTAGATGTAAGGAGTGAGGACATGTCGTGCTTAACTCAAAAAACCCAGTGTGCTGGCTCATACTAGTAGGAGTCAAACATATTGGATATAAATTGAGATCTTTCAAGTGAGAGGAGTGATGAGACTAATTCCTCAACATTTTATGTTGAGCTAGCTAGCTAATTGAAGGATGCAGGAGTAGCTAGTTGAATCAGCTGAAGAAGGGAGTGGAGAATAGAGATGGGCCATAGGTGCTGCAGCAAACAGAAAGTTAAAAGAGGGCTGTGGTCTCCTGAAGAAGATGAGAAGCTTGTCAAATATATCGCCACTCATGGTCATGGAAGCTGGAGCTCTGTCCCTAAATTTGCAGGtgtaaatgtgtgtgtgtgtgtgtgttaataccctttttttcttgcatgcattagaaatcaaaatcaagctATCTGGTCTACTTTTGATGCACACTTGATTTGTACTTGCAGGTTTAAAAAGGTGTGGTAAGAGTTGCCGGTTGAGATGGCTGAACTACTTGAGACCAGAACTCAAGAAGGGTTGCTTTTCTGCGCTAGAAGAGCAGGTCATCATAGATGCTCATAGAATTTTGGGCAACAGGTAAGGATTATTTGAGTCTAAATAAGGAAGTGTATGAAAAGGtcgaaattaaaataaataaataaataaaacaccgTTTCTAACAATGGGGACAGTACTAGATCACTAGATGACATGAATAGAGTAGAAGAATTACTTAGCCTATATATTCTGTCACTGCATTTTGATTACAAGAACTCTATACTTGTAACAGATGGTCTCAGATATCAAAACATCTCCCAGGAAGGACAGATAATGAGGTGAAGAATTTCTGGAACTCACGCCTAAAGAAAAAGCTCATGGCACAAGGCTTGGACCCAAAAACTCACAACTTGATTCCTTCTCATCAGAGGGCAGCTAATAAGGTTGCATGCAATATATCACCGTCTAACCAACAACCCTTTTCAATTATCTCCCAGGATTCAAAGATGAAAGATGTTTCCATGGAGATAAACCCTCCTATTCTAACTCTAGCTTCCCCTTATCCTTCTAATAGCAGCGCTCAACCTTCGATGCTTCAAACAACAACCAGCTTACCCTTGCCCTCCTCTTGTTATGATAACAACCCTAGTTTCATTTGGAATGTAAATACTCAAAATTCTTATGATTCTTCCCTTTTTCCTTGCGTGTCATCCATTGAGAACTCACTCGTTTCCCCTTCATCTTCGACTTCGGTGAACCCAACTGGGTTTGGTCTCCTAGATGAAGATTGCTTTTGGAGTTGTGGTAACATTGTTGAGCCCTTTGAAGCCGCAAGATTATTCGAAGGCATGCGATCACAGGATCAAGAAAACCAGCTGAACAAGATTTGTGACACACAAATCGTTGATAAGAACAAAGGAGTTCATGATAATATGGATGCTCCATTTGACACCTCTATCTATGATCTTGAGTTGGTCGACTCCAAATTATTTCCTGGTTCAATGTGTCGTGATCTTAGCTCCATGGGTGATCTTTCATGGAACTTTTAGGCCACCATATGCGTGTATGTAACTAGCGCTACAGTAATTGATAGTAGGTTTTGCTCAGGTTGAGCATCCCAaatatttgaaaggaaaaaacgCTTCCATTTCTTGCTAACATGTCGGGTGTGAAGTTATTTGTGATACCAATCAATTCCATTATTCATCTAAATTGGGAAGGTGCTGTTGGATGTTGAGTGATCATAGATAGCCATCGCCTGAATTAATTTTCCCCAAACGCATGTTCTCCACCATCCCGCGAGTTTTGATGctatgagaaaaaattgattaagtCTAATCCTATAGAGTTCATCCatcagttttgtttttatattttcaattcatcccgtgtctttcaattttgttctaATTTTCTTCTTTCGTCTATTTTTGTAATGagtgtaaattttaatttcatccctgaaatttatgaaatataatcattgaaaaagtaaagaaaatataaacgAATTGGAGTCAGAAAAAAGTTTgggatttcatttcttttttagaattctTAGTCAAGATTTTAATAGAGAACTGggtaaaaaagtataaatataatttgagaTTGTATAAGAGACGGTGATAGTGATGGTTGatactttatattaaaaagtattttttattgtattaactTTAATTAAATGTTGTCTTGTCAAAGGACCGTGTTAATGAAAACTAtactttttatcatatttttttaattattttttaaaactccaatttcttcattcttatattttgaattatactATGATATTCCATAAATCTTaatgataaatttgaaatttacaaaGAGtggaataaaaataagagatgCAGAGTCTAattcaaacaaatcaaaagataaaattgatgttGAGAAAACGCACAAACCTCGAGAAGTTGAATTTCAACTTAccctaaattaaatttcaagaaaaggGATATGATGAGCaatattattcttatatttattttgtgggCGTAACATAATGCTTTTCTTCGTTGCTAATAAAAGCGTGATGTATGTGGTATTGGCTCACTAAAACAAAGAATTCATCTAATCATGCAGTTGAATCTCCTAGACAGCCAACATCAAACTTTTCCCATACAATGTCAGCATAATCATTAGGTGCATATTTAACCCCCTTCCCTTCTTTGTTTTACATTAATAACAcccttatatataaataatttgaagtcCATTAGCTAGACGGCTAATTAATTGGGCCTTCAACTCGCTCCCTGGCCACTGCCTGATGGGTCAATTCTAAATACCTAGCCCGTGATGATTGTGGTACCAAAGTTACCAACTGGGCCCTGATCGAAAAGCCCATTTATTAGTTTACTTGA is part of the Populus alba chromosome 10, ASM523922v2, whole genome shotgun sequence genome and encodes:
- the LOC118043101 gene encoding uncharacterized protein — protein: MGHRCCSKQKVKRGLWSPEEDEKLVKYIATHGHGSWSSVPKFAGLKRCGKSCRLRWLNYLRPELKKGCFSALEEQVIIDAHRILGNRWSQISKHLPGRTDNEVKNFWNSRLKKKLMAQGLDPKTHNLIPSHQRAANKVACNISPSNQQPFSIISQDSKMKDVSMEINPPILTLASPYPSNSSAQPSMLQTTTSLPLPSSCYDNNPSFIWNVNTQNSYDSSLFPCVSSIENSLVSPSSSTSVNPTGFGLLDEDCFWSCGNIVEPFEAARLFEGMRSQDQENQLNKICDTQIVDKNKGVHDNMDAPFDTSIYDLELVDSKLFPGSMCRDLSSMGDLSWNF